One genomic window of Carassius gibelio isolate Cgi1373 ecotype wild population from Czech Republic chromosome A10, carGib1.2-hapl.c, whole genome shotgun sequence includes the following:
- the LOC128021221 gene encoding C-type lectin domain family 10 member A-like isoform X3 codes for MYREDGKSTDNLYENYVIRGKTGKDSTQGKSSEVTGSDSVKIRNYRAAVVCLVLLCVLLLTAVIVLCVTLTQERQQLISKNENLTNEREQLTLKIANLNNDREQLRTELHFCVNWTRYQSSFYYMSKEKKNWTESRRYCTERGADLIIINNREEQDFIHNRSGNGIFYIGLTDSEVEGTWKWVDNTTHVLTSGFWVQGEPNAGQGIVDDDCVVTVAVPPPEWGNLVGWLDVACNKPFQWICEKRISQFILP; via the exons atgtacaGAGAAGATGGGAAAAGCACTGATAATCTCTATGAAAATTATGTTATAAGAGGTAAAACTGGAAAAGACTCAACGCAAGGAAAATCATCTGAAGTCACAG GAAGTGATTCAGTGAAAATCAGAAACTACAGAGCAGCTGTAGTGTGTTTGGTGCtgctgtgtgttcttctgctgactgCAGTCATAGTGCTGTGTGTCACACTCACTCAAGAGAGACAACAGCTCATATCCAAGAATGAAAACCTGACCAATGAGAGAGAGCAGCTAACACTCAAGATCGCAAACCTGAACAATGATAGAGAACAACTAAGAACTGAACTTCATTTCTGTG TTAATTGGACTCGCTATCAATCCAGTTTTTACTACATGTCcaaagagaagaagaactggactgagagcagaagatactgtacagagagaggagcagatctgatcatcataaacaacagagaggaacaa GATTTCATTCACAACAGGTCTGGTAATGGTATATTTTATATTGGCCTAACTGACAGTGAAGTGGAGGGCACATGGAAATGGGTTGATAACACCACACATGTTCTCACCTCTGG CTTCTGGGTGCAAGGAGAGCCAAATGCAGGACAAGGCATTGTAGACGATGACTGTGTTGTGACTGTAGCTGTGCCTCCACCAGAGTGGGGTAATTTAGTAGGGTGGCTTGATGTTGCATGTAATAAACCTTTTCAATGGATCTGTGAGAAGAGGATTTCACAGTTCATTCTACCATAG